A single window of Lentimicrobiaceae bacterium DNA harbors:
- the elbB gene encoding isoprenoid biosynthesis glyoxalase ElbB produces the protein MKKFAIVLAGNGVFDGAEIHEATLTMLAIRKQGAEYSIFAPDIEQHHVINHMNGNEMPETRNVLVEAARIARGKISPLSDFKARDFDALIFPGGFGVAKNLCTFALSGTECKVNAEVEKAIKEMASLKKPIGALCISPVLIAKVLGNVEITIGNDATTASAVEKMGATHMITTHGEVVRDKHRPVFTTPCYMLDADIVQIAEGAENIIKAILSELK, from the coding sequence ATGAAGAAATTTGCAATAGTTCTGGCCGGAAATGGTGTTTTCGACGGTGCAGAAATCCACGAAGCCACTCTTACCATGCTTGCCATAAGGAAACAAGGTGCTGAATACAGTATTTTTGCACCTGATATTGAGCAACATCACGTTATAAATCATATGAATGGCAACGAAATGCCCGAAACACGCAATGTGCTTGTGGAAGCAGCGCGTATTGCAAGAGGAAAAATCAGCCCGCTGTCTGATTTCAAAGCCCGTGATTTTGATGCTCTTATTTTTCCGGGAGGCTTTGGTGTAGCCAAAAACCTATGCACATTTGCATTAAGTGGTACTGAATGCAAAGTGAATGCTGAGGTTGAAAAGGCAATTAAAGAAATGGCATCATTAAAAAAACCCATTGGAGCCCTTTGCATTTCGCCTGTACTCATTGCGAAAGTACTTGGCAATGTAGAAATTACAATCGGGAATGATGCAACAACTGCATCTGCTGTTGAAAAAATGGGAGCTACTCACATGATAACTACGCACGGTGAAGTTGTGCGCGATAAGCACAGGCCTGTTTTTACAACCCCATGTTATATGCTGGATGCTGATATTGTTCAGATTGCTGAAGGCGCTGAAAACATTATAAAAGCGATACTTTCAGAGCTAAAATAG
- the rnr gene encoding ribonuclease R, protein MAKKKNLKTNTMPASPIVNLVEALFIANPLKAFNFRQISKMLGITDKVSKELVSKVLETMARSGTILELNRGKFKYNPDLLADKLIQASITGIVDMKQTGKAYVSSADLDEDVFIAAGNTGHALHGDKVKVHLFPMRKGRKTEGQIVEVLERGRKQFVGTVQLSGKFAFLVPDDVNMPIDIFIPKESLNKATNGQKAIARITEWPERSKNPFGEITQVLGEPGDNNVEMNSILASFDFPLQFKPETLKEAEKIPVVISEKEIAKRRDFRSVWTCTIDPPDAKDFDDALSLKKLENGDWEVGVHIADVSYYVQPDSALDKEAYDRGTSIYLVDRTIPMLPEKLSNMVCSLRPDEDKLCFSAVFVMNEQAHISSEWFGKTIIRSNRRYAYEEAQAMIDGGDGDFKDEILVLNGLATKLREERFKKGAIAFHSQEVKFILDEKGKPVDTYIKEQKEANMLIEDFMLLANKKVAEKIGKKAGEQKAKTFVYRIHDEPNQEKLMKFVEFLSKLGYKMNIGSRKGLASSFNHLFDQIAGKGEENMIESIAIRTMAKAIYSTVNIGHYGLAFQHYTHFTSPIRRYPDLMVHRLLEWYMEGRGSVNKDEYEEYCMHSSEMEKKAVEAERASVKYKQAEFLADKIGQSFDGLISGVSKWGIFVELEGSKCEGMVSLKYLDDDFYYLDDENYRVIGQHYGREFKLGDKVKVKVLQVDLQKKQMDFVLDAEPVEPMFRPNSKRNRKFK, encoded by the coding sequence ATGGCAAAAAAGAAAAATTTGAAAACGAATACCATGCCTGCCAGTCCGATAGTTAATCTGGTTGAAGCATTGTTTATTGCCAACCCTTTAAAAGCATTTAATTTCAGGCAGATTTCAAAAATGCTCGGAATTACGGATAAGGTAAGCAAGGAATTGGTGAGCAAGGTTCTTGAAACTATGGCTCGATCCGGTACTATACTTGAACTTAATCGTGGGAAATTTAAGTATAATCCTGATTTACTGGCCGACAAACTCATACAGGCAAGTATTACCGGAATTGTTGATATGAAACAAACAGGTAAGGCTTATGTGAGCTCTGCCGATTTAGATGAAGATGTTTTTATTGCTGCCGGCAATACCGGTCATGCCCTACATGGCGATAAAGTGAAAGTTCATCTCTTTCCAATGCGAAAGGGACGCAAGACTGAAGGGCAGATAGTTGAAGTGCTGGAACGCGGTCGAAAACAATTTGTGGGCACAGTGCAACTCTCAGGAAAATTTGCCTTTTTGGTGCCCGACGATGTTAATATGCCCATTGATATTTTCATTCCAAAGGAGTCGCTCAATAAAGCAACAAACGGGCAAAAAGCCATAGCCCGCATAACAGAATGGCCGGAAAGATCAAAAAATCCTTTCGGAGAAATTACCCAGGTACTCGGAGAACCTGGTGATAACAATGTAGAAATGAATTCTATATTGGCCTCTTTCGACTTTCCACTGCAATTTAAACCCGAAACGCTGAAAGAAGCTGAAAAAATACCTGTAGTCATTTCTGAAAAGGAAATTGCAAAACGTCGTGATTTCCGATCGGTATGGACCTGTACCATTGACCCGCCTGACGCTAAAGACTTTGACGATGCCCTTTCACTTAAAAAACTTGAAAATGGCGATTGGGAAGTTGGTGTGCATATTGCTGATGTTTCATATTATGTACAGCCCGATTCAGCCCTTGACAAGGAAGCCTACGACAGGGGCACGTCCATTTATCTTGTTGATCGTACCATTCCAATGCTTCCCGAAAAACTTTCAAACATGGTTTGTTCACTTCGGCCCGATGAGGATAAGCTCTGCTTTTCGGCTGTTTTTGTTATGAATGAACAAGCGCATATAAGCAGCGAATGGTTTGGTAAAACTATTATCAGAAGTAACAGAAGGTATGCTTATGAAGAAGCTCAGGCTATGATTGACGGGGGAGACGGTGACTTTAAAGACGAAATTCTCGTTTTAAATGGTCTGGCCACTAAACTTCGTGAAGAAAGATTTAAAAAGGGGGCGATTGCTTTTCATAGTCAGGAAGTTAAGTTTATTCTTGATGAAAAAGGAAAGCCTGTTGATACTTATATCAAAGAGCAAAAGGAAGCCAATATGCTGATTGAAGATTTTATGCTTTTGGCAAACAAAAAAGTGGCTGAAAAAATTGGGAAAAAGGCAGGTGAGCAAAAAGCCAAAACTTTCGTTTACCGAATTCACGATGAACCCAATCAGGAAAAACTGATGAAATTTGTTGAGTTCTTATCAAAACTTGGTTATAAAATGAATATTGGCTCCAGAAAAGGACTGGCCAGTTCGTTTAATCACCTGTTTGACCAGATTGCAGGTAAAGGTGAGGAGAATATGATCGAATCCATTGCCATCAGAACCATGGCAAAAGCCATCTATTCTACTGTAAATATCGGGCATTATGGCTTGGCATTTCAGCATTACACCCATTTTACAAGCCCTATTCGCCGTTATCCTGATTTGATGGTACATCGCCTGCTTGAATGGTATATGGAAGGCCGTGGCTCGGTGAATAAGGACGAATATGAAGAATATTGCATGCACAGTTCTGAAATGGAGAAAAAGGCTGTTGAAGCGGAACGAGCATCCGTTAAATATAAGCAGGCCGAATTTTTGGCAGATAAAATCGGACAATCTTTTGATGGTTTGATATCTGGGGTTAGCAAATGGGGGATTTTTGTTGAACTGGAAGGCAGCAAATGCGAAGGAATGGTTTCGTTAAAGTATTTGGATGATGACTTTTATTATCTGGATGACGAAAACTATCGCGTAATTGGTCAACATTATGGCCGTGAGTTTAAACTGGGCGATAAAGTTAAAGTTAAAGTGCTGCAGGTCGATCTTCAAAAAAAGCAAATGGATTTCGTGCTTGACGCTGAACCTGTTGAGCCTATGTTTCGGCCCAATTCAAAACGAAATAGGAAATTCAAATAG
- a CDS encoding iron-containing alcohol dehydrogenase, protein MENFTAHNPTTIHFGKDVLGQLGLVINRYGKKVLLVYGQGSIKKNGLYNLILKQLNHIDADIYEFGGIKPNPVVEDVDKAASFGRENMVDVILAVGGGSVIDSAKAISIAIPANVPAWDFIERRTVPRSAIPLVSVMTLAATGSEMNPFAVLSNHEAELKLGYGHPLLFPKHSFLDPRLTFSVSANYTAFGMACIIGHGLEAYFGLGEEASLADRFTLSIISETVQFGPALLENLGDYELRAKIMLAAALALNGMTMYGRVSGEWGVRSIGHILSLLYDMPFGASLSIVYPAWLKLQRDKLGPRISLLGKNVFGTDDVDMTINRLEGFFKLLDCPVRIRQMMGNNADSNEIIRVMTRHHVNSNVHQLTHNDYSKIVELMF, encoded by the coding sequence ATGGAAAACTTTACGGCTCATAACCCAACAACAATACATTTTGGGAAAGATGTACTTGGCCAGTTAGGACTTGTCATTAACAGATATGGCAAAAAAGTACTGCTGGTTTATGGTCAGGGCTCGATAAAGAAAAACGGATTGTACAATTTAATTTTAAAGCAACTCAACCATATTGATGCCGATATATATGAATTTGGAGGAATAAAGCCGAATCCGGTAGTGGAGGATGTTGATAAAGCAGCCTCCTTTGGGCGTGAAAATATGGTTGATGTTATTCTGGCTGTTGGAGGCGGAAGTGTGATTGATTCAGCTAAGGCTATTTCTATTGCAATTCCGGCCAATGTTCCGGCATGGGATTTTATTGAGCGACGGACTGTTCCGCGCTCTGCCATCCCTTTGGTAAGCGTAATGACCCTGGCAGCCACCGGCTCCGAAATGAATCCCTTTGCCGTTTTGTCTAATCATGAGGCTGAACTGAAACTCGGCTATGGTCATCCTTTATTGTTTCCCAAACATTCGTTTTTAGATCCACGGCTAACTTTTTCAGTCTCGGCAAATTATACTGCATTCGGTATGGCTTGTATCATAGGTCATGGTTTGGAAGCTTATTTTGGATTGGGCGAAGAGGCTTCGTTGGCCGATAGGTTTACTTTGTCAATCATAAGCGAAACTGTGCAATTTGGCCCCGCACTACTCGAAAACCTGGGAGACTATGAACTTAGGGCAAAAATTATGCTGGCAGCTGCCCTGGCTTTAAACGGAATGACAATGTATGGTAGGGTTTCGGGCGAATGGGGTGTGAGAAGTATTGGACATATACTGTCATTACTTTATGACATGCCTTTTGGGGCTTCATTAAGCATTGTTTATCCTGCCTGGCTAAAACTTCAACGAGATAAACTCGGCCCGCGCATAAGTCTCTTAGGTAAAAATGTTTTTGGAACTGACGATGTGGATATGACCATCAACCGGTTAGAAGGCTTCTTCAAATTGCTGGACTGCCCTGTTCGTATTCGGCAAATGATGGGTAATAATGCTGACTCAAACGAAATTATCAGGGTTATGACCCGGCATCATGTAAATTCAAATGTTCATCAATTAACCCATAATGATTATAGTAAGATTGTTGAATTGATGTTTTGA
- a CDS encoding SOS response-associated peptidase yields MCGRFSLTTEEQQLNKFFKLSGGTEPYVPRYNGAPTQQMAIIAAEEVLRLQYFRWGLIPSWTKEIPRSTPVINARAETLSEKASFRQALKSRRCLVPADGFYEWTHSGKKQPYRFVMDDESPFAMAGIWEYWKGKGSELIRSFAIITTTPNELMEPVHNRMPVILKPENYEEWLFSHQPANVQSLLVPYPSKKMKKYKVSDLVNSVKSEGPLLIKPAEQPDLFGDADSD; encoded by the coding sequence ATGTGCGGAAGATTCTCATTGACTACGGAAGAGCAACAGTTAAACAAATTTTTTAAACTTTCAGGAGGGACAGAGCCTTATGTGCCCCGATACAACGGAGCACCCACTCAACAAATGGCCATTATAGCTGCAGAGGAAGTATTAAGGCTTCAATATTTCAGATGGGGGCTTATCCCTTCATGGACAAAAGAAATTCCGCGAAGTACTCCGGTGATTAATGCCCGTGCAGAAACGCTCTCAGAAAAAGCCAGTTTCAGGCAGGCTCTGAAGTCAAGGAGATGTCTGGTGCCGGCTGACGGATTTTATGAATGGACACATTCAGGGAAAAAACAGCCATACCGCTTTGTGATGGATGACGAATCTCCGTTTGCCATGGCTGGTATTTGGGAATACTGGAAAGGGAAAGGAAGTGAGTTAATCAGATCTTTTGCAATTATTACCACCACGCCGAATGAACTTATGGAACCTGTTCATAACAGAATGCCTGTAATTTTGAAGCCTGAGAATTATGAAGAGTGGCTTTTTAGCCATCAGCCGGCAAACGTACAATCGTTACTCGTGCCTTATCCTTCAAAAAAAATGAAAAAATACAAGGTTTCTGATTTGGTTAATTCTGTTAAATCAGAAGGGCCCTTGCTTATTAAGCCAGCTGAACAGCCTGATTTATTCGGAGATGCCGATTCAGACTGA
- the mrdA gene encoding penicillin-binding protein 2, with amino-acid sequence MANKSLASRKQTVIAIFLVFGFIYLVRLFYIQVIDKSYTLSANNNVLRYVTQYPARGLIYDRNGKLLVYNEAVYDLMVLPVQVKQIDTAEFCRLLEITKEGFIDRMEKAKKYSRYKPSLFEKQISKETYGYLEEKMYRFPGFFVQPRTLRYYPKPIGAHLFGYVGEVTQGVIDKNPYYKSGDYIGISGIEKSYEEELRGIKGMKIKMVDVHNREVGSFQDGKYDSAAIMGHDLYLSIDADLQEYGELLMQGKMGSVVAIEPASGEILAFLSSPGYDPNLLVGRVRGKNFGILSNDPVKPLLNRAMMGAYPPGSTFKMVNDLIGIQEGVLDLGTHYTCQGKASSPIRCTHNHQSPLNVEVAIQQSCNPFHWQVFKSILNNRAKGGIRENYVRWRNYVMSLGFGHKLGTDLMFELSGNIPSAEKYDAIYGKGHWNAMTVRSLSIGQGEILVTPLQLANYAAAIANRGYYIVPHVVKSIGEKGKKSKEYQKVVSSISPANFEIIVEGMRQVATLGTARWYQIEGVTMCGKTGTAENPHGEDHSLYMAFAPAENPKIAIAVIIENAGFGSTWALPVASLMIEKYVKGSVARKDVEEDMIAKRLF; translated from the coding sequence ATGGCGAATAAATCTCTCGCATCGCGCAAACAAACAGTAATTGCCATATTTCTGGTTTTTGGCTTCATCTATCTGGTGAGGTTATTTTACATACAGGTAATTGACAAAAGTTATACACTTTCGGCGAACAACAATGTGTTGCGTTATGTAACCCAGTATCCTGCCCGTGGATTGATATACGACCGTAATGGAAAGCTGTTGGTTTATAATGAAGCTGTTTATGATTTAATGGTTTTGCCCGTGCAGGTAAAACAAATAGACACAGCCGAGTTTTGCAGGCTGCTTGAAATTACAAAAGAAGGCTTTATTGACCGCATGGAGAAAGCAAAAAAATACTCCCGCTACAAACCTAGCCTTTTCGAAAAGCAGATTTCCAAAGAAACTTATGGCTACCTGGAAGAAAAAATGTACCGGTTTCCCGGGTTTTTTGTTCAACCCCGCACCTTGCGCTATTACCCAAAGCCTATTGGAGCTCATTTATTTGGTTATGTTGGTGAGGTTACTCAAGGTGTAATCGATAAAAATCCATACTATAAATCAGGTGACTACATAGGGATAAGCGGCATTGAGAAGTCTTATGAAGAGGAACTTCGGGGTATTAAAGGAATGAAAATTAAAATGGTTGATGTTCATAACAGGGAGGTAGGAAGTTTTCAGGATGGGAAATATGACTCAGCAGCCATTATGGGACATGATTTGTATCTGTCGATTGATGCTGATCTTCAGGAATATGGCGAATTATTGATGCAGGGGAAAATGGGGAGTGTAGTTGCCATTGAACCAGCATCGGGCGAGATTCTTGCTTTTTTATCCAGCCCGGGCTACGATCCTAATTTATTGGTGGGCCGTGTAAGAGGGAAAAATTTTGGTATTCTGTCTAACGATCCGGTTAAGCCTTTGCTTAATCGTGCCATGATGGGTGCTTACCCGCCTGGTTCTACCTTTAAAATGGTAAACGATTTGATTGGCATCCAGGAAGGTGTTCTCGATCTCGGAACACATTATACCTGTCAGGGAAAGGCTTCTTCTCCAATCCGTTGTACGCATAATCACCAATCGCCTTTAAATGTTGAAGTAGCCATTCAGCAGTCATGCAATCCTTTTCATTGGCAAGTGTTTAAAAGTATTTTAAATAACAGAGCCAAAGGTGGAATTCGCGAAAACTATGTAAGATGGCGTAATTATGTAATGAGTCTTGGGTTTGGTCATAAACTGGGTACCGACCTTATGTTCGAACTCTCAGGAAATATTCCTTCGGCCGAAAAATACGACGCTATATACGGCAAAGGGCATTGGAATGCAATGACGGTGCGTTCATTGTCAATTGGCCAGGGAGAGATTCTGGTGACTCCGCTTCAATTAGCCAATTATGCTGCCGCCATTGCCAACAGAGGGTATTATATTGTGCCTCATGTTGTTAAGTCTATTGGTGAAAAAGGAAAAAAATCGAAAGAGTATCAAAAGGTAGTTTCAAGTATAAGCCCGGCTAATTTTGAAATTATAGTTGAAGGAATGAGGCAGGTTGCTACTTTGGGAACCGCCAGGTGGTATCAGATTGAAGGGGTAACCATGTGCGGAAAAACGGGTACGGCTGAAAATCCTCACGGTGAGGACCATTCGCTCTATATGGCTTTTGCTCCTGCTGAAAATCCAAAGATTGCTATTGCTGTAATCATTGAAAATGCCGGCTTTGGTTCAACATGGGCGTTGCCAGTGGCTTCTCTGATGATTGAAAAATATGTGAAAGGCAGCGTTGCCCGTAAAGATGTGGAAGAGGATATGATTGCAAAAAGGCTTTTTTAA
- a CDS encoding response regulator — MDTGKKKILLAEDNAINQKVAMLMLKKYDQSIDIADNGQIAVEKFMKEEYDLVLMDLHMPELDGFEATMKIREIEMKENRSKKVKIYAMTASSINDESARCYAVGMDGYISKPFRVEEVIKVLS; from the coding sequence ATGGATACGGGAAAGAAAAAAATACTGCTGGCAGAGGACAATGCTATAAATCAGAAAGTGGCCATGCTCATGCTCAAAAAATACGATCAAAGTATTGACATTGCCGATAATGGACAGATTGCTGTGGAAAAATTTATGAAAGAAGAATATGACCTGGTTTTAATGGACTTACATATGCCTGAGTTAGACGGCTTTGAAGCTACAATGAAGATCAGGGAAATTGAAATGAAAGAAAACCGCAGTAAAAAAGTGAAAATATACGCTATGACAGCCAGTTCGATTAACGATGAAAGTGCCCGTTGTTATGCAGTAGGCATGGACGGATACATCAGTAAACCTTTCAGGGTTGAGGAAGTTATCAAAGTACTGTCGTAA
- a CDS encoding ABC transporter ATP-binding protein → MEEPILNVENLSVSFRDETGWRNAVEKVSFSLGRGKSIGIVGESGSGKSVTSLSIMRLLPKGNSRFDSGKITFTGADGKVSDILTLSEKDMRKLRGNRMAMIFQEPMTSLNPVMRCGRQVTEAIQLHLGHNAGKSRQLALELFTEVLLPNPERVFKAYPHQLSGGQKQRVMIAMAIACNPSLLIADEPTTALDVTVQKAILLLLKSLQAKYGMSLIFISHDLGVIAEIADEVVVMNQGAVVEQGKVADIFNNPQHPYTQGLIACRPPLGVRLKRLPTVADFTGKAFLEPALTNELFKYIDNADRALAHKELYGQSPLLKVKELSVYYPQPRKIFAKEKEAFKAVDKVSFDVFKGETLGLVGESGCGKTTLGRAILQLIKPTAGELFFEGVDLQKLNQRELRQMRQRMQIIFQDPYSSLNPRITAGQSIMEPMQAHNLYGNNAARKKQVLDLLDRVNLNPDHFNRYPHQFSGGQRQRICIARALALRPEFIICDESVSALDVSVQAQVLNLLNDLKRDFEFTYIFISHDLSVVRFMSDRMMVMKSGKIIESGEADALYENPSESYTKDLIAAIPGAKLTTVL, encoded by the coding sequence ATGGAAGAGCCTATTCTGAACGTCGAAAACTTATCTGTTTCTTTTCGCGATGAAACAGGTTGGCGTAATGCTGTGGAAAAGGTGTCATTTTCGCTTGGCAGAGGCAAATCGATCGGTATTGTTGGCGAAAGTGGTTCCGGCAAGTCAGTGACGTCTCTTTCGATAATGCGGTTGCTTCCAAAAGGTAACAGCCGTTTTGATAGTGGCAAAATCACTTTTACAGGGGCTGATGGCAAAGTTTCAGATATACTGACTTTATCTGAAAAAGACATGCGAAAGTTGCGAGGAAATCGCATGGCCATGATATTTCAGGAGCCCATGACCTCTCTGAATCCTGTGATGAGATGCGGCCGGCAAGTAACAGAAGCTATTCAGCTACATCTGGGACATAATGCCGGAAAATCGCGCCAACTTGCTTTGGAGCTATTCACAGAAGTACTTTTACCTAATCCTGAGCGGGTTTTTAAGGCTTATCCTCATCAGCTCTCAGGCGGACAGAAGCAAAGGGTTATGATTGCCATGGCCATAGCCTGCAATCCTTCGTTGCTTATTGCCGATGAGCCTACCACCGCCCTTGATGTGACTGTTCAAAAGGCGATTCTTCTGTTGTTAAAATCTTTGCAGGCTAAATATGGAATGAGCCTCATTTTTATCAGTCATGATCTTGGAGTAATTGCTGAAATTGCTGATGAGGTTGTGGTCATGAATCAGGGGGCGGTGGTTGAACAAGGGAAAGTAGCCGATATCTTTAACAATCCACAACACCCATATACACAAGGTCTTATTGCTTGCCGCCCCCCGCTGGGTGTGCGCTTGAAACGCTTACCAACTGTTGCTGACTTTACCGGAAAAGCATTTTTGGAACCTGCATTAACCAATGAGTTATTTAAATACATTGATAACGCTGACAGGGCGCTGGCTCACAAGGAATTATACGGTCAATCCCCGCTTTTAAAGGTCAAAGAGCTTTCAGTTTACTATCCGCAGCCACGCAAGATTTTTGCGAAGGAAAAAGAAGCATTTAAAGCTGTTGATAAGGTTAGTTTTGATGTTTTTAAAGGCGAAACTTTGGGCCTTGTTGGTGAATCAGGGTGTGGAAAAACAACTTTGGGCAGAGCTATTTTACAGTTGATAAAACCTACAGCAGGCGAGTTGTTTTTTGAAGGTGTAGACCTGCAAAAGCTCAATCAACGTGAGTTGCGCCAGATGCGTCAACGCATGCAGATCATATTTCAGGATCCTTATTCATCTCTGAATCCTCGGATTACAGCAGGTCAATCAATTATGGAACCAATGCAGGCGCATAATTTGTATGGCAATAATGCTGCAAGAAAGAAGCAGGTGCTGGATTTACTTGATAGAGTAAATCTGAATCCCGATCATTTTAATCGGTATCCTCATCAGTTTTCAGGAGGGCAACGCCAACGGATTTGTATCGCCAGAGCTTTGGCGCTCAGGCCTGAGTTTATCATCTGCGATGAATCTGTTTCTGCACTTGATGTGTCAGTTCAGGCTCAGGTTCTCAATTTACTCAATGATTTGAAGCGTGATTTTGAATTTACCTACATTTTTATTTCACACGACCTTTCCGTTGTCAGATTTATGTCTGACAGGATGATGGTTATGAAAAGCGGAAAAATAATTGAGAGTGGCGAAGCAGATGCTTTGTACGAAAATCCGTCAGAAAGCTATACGAAAGATTTGATTGCCGCCATACCGGGAGCTAAACTTACGACAGTACTTTGA
- a CDS encoding YdcF family protein has product MIKKSGRTGRYLKAVLIISGTVFITLCVLAFTTVPFWAYYHLATSNSSVKEPPNVIVMLAGAGIPSENSLIRAYYTSKLARQCPEALVIIAVPGNVNDTMGDPARIASELILRGVSAERITYESKGKNTRSQSLEIARLFSEKQLATAVTVVTSPEHIKRAVLSFRKCGFTNVSGLPAFENSLETDLTFNDHDLKGNKIAPPIGNNLQVRYQFWNHLKYEVIVIREYFALFYYRVRGWI; this is encoded by the coding sequence ATGATTAAAAAATCAGGACGCACCGGACGTTATCTTAAAGCTGTGCTTATCATATCAGGCACTGTTTTCATTACCTTGTGCGTACTTGCTTTTACTACTGTTCCATTTTGGGCTTACTACCATCTGGCAACTTCCAATAGTTCGGTTAAAGAGCCGCCAAATGTTATTGTGATGCTTGCGGGCGCAGGAATCCCAAGCGAAAATAGTTTAATCAGGGCTTATTACACTTCCAAGCTGGCCCGGCAATGCCCTGAAGCACTGGTAATTATTGCTGTTCCCGGAAATGTGAATGATACCATGGGCGATCCGGCAAGGATTGCCAGCGAACTTATTTTAAGAGGGGTGAGTGCTGAAAGAATTACCTATGAGAGTAAAGGGAAAAATACCAGGAGTCAGTCATTGGAAATTGCCCGCTTATTTTCTGAAAAACAACTTGCAACCGCTGTAACAGTAGTTACATCGCCCGAGCACATTAAAAGAGCGGTGCTTAGTTTTCGTAAATGCGGTTTTACCAACGTTAGTGGCTTGCCCGCCTTTGAAAACTCACTTGAAACGGACCTGACTTTTAACGACCATGACCTTAAAGGTAACAAGATAGCGCCTCCCATTGGAAATAATCTCCAGGTAAGATACCAGTTTTGGAATCATCTCAAGTATGAGGTTATTGTCATCAGAGAGTATTTTGCCTTGTTTTATTACAGGGTAAGAGGGTGGATTTAG
- the rodA gene encoding rod shape-determining protein RodA — MIRERNNLFSNIDWTLVILYLIMVLLGWINIYAAVYNEDYSSILDVSQSYGKQLIWIGTSVFLALVILLTDARFFSTFAYLIYGFFMLLLIVVLGIGSEVSGSKSWFHIGGFGLQPAEFAKFATNLAIARFFSSQHLNVKDLKTRLMPLILMGIPALLILLQNDTGSALVYSSFILVLYRMGLSGNFLLAGVMVVFIAISTLMVGTIYIMGLLIIMAGILFFFIKRNRRNIINLIALLILGIGFTFSVEYAVENFLGEHQKTRINVLLGKELDLRGAGYNVNQSKIAIGSGGFSGKGFLNGTQTKYNFVPEQSTDFIFCTVGEEWGFLGSVVVIGLFMALLMRIVMLAERQRSDFSRIYGYGVASILFFHFMINIGMTIGLVPVIGIPLPFFSYGGSSLWAFTILLFIFIKQDANRNALL, encoded by the coding sequence ATGATTCGTGAAAGAAACAATTTATTCAGTAACATTGACTGGACACTGGTTATCCTCTACCTGATTATGGTATTGTTAGGGTGGATAAATATTTATGCAGCCGTTTACAATGAAGACTATAGCAGTATTTTGGATGTTAGCCAAAGCTATGGGAAACAATTGATTTGGATTGGTACATCCGTTTTTTTAGCGCTGGTAATTTTGCTTACCGATGCCCGGTTCTTTTCCACCTTTGCCTACCTTATTTATGGTTTTTTTATGTTGCTGCTCATCGTGGTACTTGGCATTGGCAGCGAGGTTTCGGGTTCAAAGTCCTGGTTTCATATTGGTGGGTTTGGTCTTCAGCCGGCCGAGTTTGCAAAATTTGCTACTAACCTGGCTATTGCCCGGTTCTTCAGCAGTCAGCATTTGAATGTTAAGGATTTAAAAACCAGGCTAATGCCCTTGATATTGATGGGCATTCCGGCATTGCTTATTTTGCTTCAGAATGACACGGGCAGTGCGTTGGTTTATAGCTCATTTATTCTTGTGCTCTATCGCATGGGGTTGTCAGGAAATTTTTTACTGGCCGGAGTTATGGTTGTATTTATTGCTATTTCAACTCTGATGGTAGGAACGATTTATATAATGGGCCTCCTGATTATAATGGCCGGAATACTTTTCTTTTTTATTAAACGAAACAGGCGCAATATCATTAATCTTATTGCTTTACTGATTCTTGGAATCGGATTTACCTTTTCAGTAGAATATGCAGTTGAAAACTTTTTGGGAGAACACCAAAAAACCCGTATTAATGTGCTTTTGGGTAAGGAATTGGATTTGAGAGGTGCTGGCTATAATGTCAATCAATCGAAAATTGCTATTGGATCGGGTGGCTTTTCAGGTAAAGGATTCCTCAATGGAACTCAAACCAAGTATAACTTCGTGCCTGAGCAAAGTACTGATTTTATTTTTTGCACAGTTGGTGAAGAATGGGGCTTTCTGGGTTCGGTTGTTGTTATTGGATTGTTTATGGCATTACTCATGCGTATCGTTATGCTTGCCGAACGACAGCGCTCTGATTTCAGCCGGATTTATGGTTATGGTGTTGCCTCTATTTTGTTTTTTCATTTTATGATAAATATCGGGATGACTATCGGATTGGTGCCTGTGATTGGAATTCCGCTACCTTTCTTTAGTTACGGAGGCTCTTCCCTTTGGGCATTTACCATCCTGCTTTTTATCTTTATTAAACAGGATGCCAACCGTAATGCTTTACTTTAG